One genomic window of Burkholderia diffusa includes the following:
- the aroQ gene encoding type II 3-dehydroquinate dehydratase, producing MTRLLVLHGPNLNLLGTREPEVYGRVTLAQIDQALAARAQEAGAELSSFQSNHEGALVDRIQAAREEQTDFILINPAAYTHTSVAIRDAIAGVGIPFVEVHLSNVHRREAFRHHSYFSDQAEGVICGLGWKGYLYALEYALDKLQGASRG from the coding sequence ATGACACGATTGCTGGTGCTGCACGGCCCCAACCTGAACCTTCTCGGCACCCGGGAACCGGAGGTGTACGGCCGCGTCACGCTCGCGCAGATCGATCAGGCGCTTGCCGCGCGGGCGCAGGAGGCCGGCGCCGAACTGTCGTCGTTCCAGAGCAACCATGAAGGCGCGCTCGTCGACCGCATCCAGGCCGCGCGGGAGGAACAGACCGATTTCATCCTGATCAATCCCGCCGCGTATACGCACACGAGCGTCGCGATCCGGGACGCGATCGCCGGCGTTGGCATCCCGTTCGTCGAGGTTCATCTGTCGAACGTGCACCGCCGCGAAGCGTTCAGGCACCACTCCTACTTTTCCGACCAGGCCGAAGGCGTGATCTGCGGGCTTGGCTGGAAAGGTTATCTGTACGCGCTCGAGTACGCGCTGGACAAGCTGCAAGGCGCGTCGCGCGGCTGA
- the accB gene encoding acetyl-CoA carboxylase biotin carboxyl carrier protein, giving the protein MDLRKLKTLIDLVSESGISELEVTEGEGKVRIVKNAPPVYVQPTGGFAPQVSAPAPAVALPTEGAAAAPAAGAAAAPAAPQGHVVTSPMVGTFYRAPSPGADPFTQVGDTVKEGQTICIIEAMKLLNEIESDKAGVIKEILVENGQAVEYGQPLFVIG; this is encoded by the coding sequence ATGGATCTTCGTAAGCTGAAAACTCTGATCGACCTCGTTTCCGAATCCGGCATCTCCGAGCTGGAAGTGACGGAAGGCGAAGGCAAGGTGCGTATCGTCAAGAACGCGCCGCCGGTCTATGTCCAGCCGACGGGCGGATTTGCCCCGCAGGTCAGCGCGCCGGCCCCGGCGGTCGCGCTGCCGACCGAAGGCGCGGCTGCCGCGCCGGCCGCAGGCGCCGCTGCCGCGCCCGCCGCACCGCAAGGCCACGTCGTGACCTCGCCGATGGTCGGCACGTTCTATCGCGCGCCGTCGCCGGGCGCGGACCCGTTCACCCAGGTCGGTGACACGGTCAAGGAAGGCCAGACCATCTGCATCATCGAAGCGATGAAGCTGCTCAACGAGATCGAGTCGGACAAGGCCGGCGTGATCAAGGAAATCCTCGTCGAGAACGGCCAGGCCGTCGAATACGGCCAGCCGCTTTTCGTGATCGGCTAA
- a CDS encoding UDP-N-acetylmuramate--alanine ligase yields MSRKPLVDPRRAREEIAQSAARLIAEDGLDYAGAKRKAARQLFGDTRVAGEWLPDNDLIEEELREYLALFQSDTQPDELRRLREVALDWMRRLAEFNPYVTGAVLNGTANVHSDIHFQIFTDNPKDVAIYLLNQNVQYDVSETRHFAGRADVETLSFLWRPRRDVDAIGIHVALYASDDLRGAVKADARGRVARADAAALRTLLEAGNAPSEPE; encoded by the coding sequence ATGTCTCGCAAACCTCTTGTCGACCCGCGGCGCGCCCGCGAGGAAATTGCCCAGTCCGCCGCCCGCCTGATCGCGGAAGACGGCCTCGATTACGCCGGCGCGAAACGCAAGGCCGCGCGCCAGCTGTTCGGCGATACGCGCGTTGCCGGCGAATGGCTGCCCGATAACGACCTGATCGAGGAAGAACTGCGCGAATACCTCGCTCTGTTCCAGAGCGACACGCAGCCGGACGAACTGCGCCGGCTGCGCGAGGTCGCGCTCGACTGGATGCGCCGGCTCGCCGAGTTCAATCCGTACGTGACGGGCGCGGTGCTCAACGGCACCGCGAACGTGCATTCGGACATCCATTTTCAGATATTCACCGATAACCCGAAGGACGTCGCGATCTACCTGCTGAACCAGAACGTCCAGTACGACGTGTCCGAAACGCGGCATTTCGCCGGCCGCGCCGACGTCGAGACGCTCAGCTTCCTGTGGCGCCCGCGGCGCGACGTGGATGCGATCGGCATTCACGTCGCGCTCTACGCGAGCGACGACCTGCGCGGCGCCGTCAAGGCCGACGCTCGCGGCCGGGTCGCCCGCGCAGACGCCGCCGCGTTGCGCACGCTCCTCGAGGCCGGCAACGCCCCTTCCGAACCGGAATGA
- a CDS encoding TlpA family protein disulfide reductase, whose product MMMKRMLALAVVAAAAVAGGLAAGHWFRGGSADDGVAVAAPAASTAKGSPVDQLWAASLTGVDGKPASLVSFKGQKVVVNFWASWCGPCVEEMPELVALSHQYKQKGIRFIGIGVDSDQNVKNFLQKVKVDYPVFVSGYAGADLARNFGNAAGALPFTVVIDETGKIRETKLGQIQPAELKKTLDAL is encoded by the coding sequence ATGATGATGAAACGCATGTTGGCGCTCGCGGTGGTTGCTGCCGCCGCCGTCGCCGGCGGCCTCGCCGCCGGCCATTGGTTCCGCGGCGGCAGCGCCGATGACGGTGTCGCCGTCGCCGCACCCGCCGCATCCACCGCGAAAGGAAGCCCGGTCGACCAGCTGTGGGCCGCGTCGCTGACCGGCGTCGATGGCAAGCCGGCGTCGCTCGTTTCCTTCAAGGGCCAGAAGGTCGTGGTCAATTTCTGGGCGTCATGGTGCGGCCCGTGCGTCGAAGAGATGCCGGAGCTCGTCGCGCTGTCGCATCAATACAAGCAGAAGGGAATCCGTTTCATCGGAATCGGCGTCGATTCCGACCAGAACGTGAAGAACTTCCTGCAGAAGGTGAAGGTCGACTACCCGGTATTCGTCAGCGGTTATGCGGGCGCCGATCTGGCCCGTAATTTTGGAAATGCCGCTGGCGCGCTTCCGTTTACAGTCGTCATCGACGAAACCGGCAAGATTCGCGAGACAAAATTGGGACAAATCCAACCGGCCGAGCTGAAAAAGACCCTCGACGCGTTGTGA
- a CDS encoding YqiA/YcfP family alpha/beta fold hydrolase — MILYLHGFRSSPESQKSRLLAARMAELGRTHEWRCPSLSVSPLEAIALAEAEVAGAPDVTVIGSSLGGYYATWLAEKHGWKAVLLNPAIVPQRDLEQYLGEQPLWHGGGSIVVERRHLHELDALRVAAISRPERYYLFAATGDEVLDYREMLAHYPGAKTRVIEGSDHGISEFADYVDDVLAFCGERTS, encoded by the coding sequence GTGATCCTGTACCTGCACGGATTCCGGTCGTCGCCGGAGTCGCAGAAGTCGCGGCTCCTCGCCGCGCGCATGGCCGAGCTGGGCCGCACGCACGAGTGGCGTTGCCCGTCGCTGTCGGTGTCGCCGCTCGAGGCGATCGCGCTCGCGGAGGCCGAGGTGGCCGGCGCGCCCGACGTGACGGTGATCGGCAGCTCGCTCGGCGGCTACTACGCAACCTGGCTCGCCGAGAAGCACGGCTGGAAGGCGGTGCTGCTGAATCCGGCGATCGTCCCGCAGCGCGATCTCGAGCAGTATCTGGGCGAACAGCCGCTATGGCACGGTGGTGGCTCGATCGTCGTCGAACGCCGTCACCTGCACGAGCTCGATGCGCTGCGCGTGGCGGCGATTTCGCGGCCCGAACGCTACTATCTATTCGCGGCGACGGGCGACGAAGTGCTGGACTACCGCGAGATGCTCGCCCATTACCCGGGCGCGAAAACGCGCGTGATCGAAGGCAGCGATCACGGAATCAGCGAATTTGCCGACTATGTCGACGACGTTCTCGCCTTTTGCGGCGAACGTACGTCATGA
- the mpl gene encoding UDP-N-acetylmuramate:L-alanyl-gamma-D-glutamyl-meso-diaminopimelate ligase has product MHIHILGICGTFMGGLAVLAREAGHTVTGCDAGVYPPMSTQLEAQGITLIEGYGAEQIDLKPDLFVIGNVVTRGNPLMEAILDRGLPYVSGPQWLGEHVLAGKWVLAVAGTHGKTTTSSMLAWLLEDAGLNPGFLIGGVPLNFGVSARLTDSSFFVIEADEYDTAFFDKRSKFVHYRPRTAVLNNLEFDHADIFPDLAAIETQFHHLVRTVPGVGRIVTNGRSDALERVLARGCWSEVERFGVDGGWQALPAEDGVPVDERFAVYSQAERVGEVAWQVQGDHNRMNALAAIAAARHVGVPPAQAAASLASFRNVKRRMEVRGSVDGVTVYDDFAHHPTAIETTIAGLRARIGRQNSRILAVLEPRSNTMKLGVMKAQLPASLADADLVFGYGAPTGRDALGWNLGDALAPLGDKARAFDDLHLLVKSVVEAARPGDHVLVMSNGGFGGVHQKLLDALGSRA; this is encoded by the coding sequence ATGCACATCCACATTCTTGGCATCTGCGGCACCTTCATGGGCGGTCTCGCTGTGCTCGCGCGCGAGGCGGGCCACACGGTGACGGGTTGCGACGCGGGCGTCTATCCGCCGATGAGCACGCAGCTCGAGGCGCAGGGCATCACGCTGATCGAGGGCTACGGCGCCGAACAGATCGATCTCAAGCCCGACCTGTTCGTGATCGGCAACGTCGTCACGCGCGGCAACCCGCTGATGGAGGCGATCCTCGATCGCGGCCTGCCGTATGTATCGGGCCCGCAATGGCTCGGCGAGCACGTGCTGGCCGGCAAGTGGGTGCTGGCGGTCGCGGGCACGCACGGCAAGACGACCACCTCGTCGATGCTCGCGTGGCTGCTGGAAGATGCCGGTCTGAACCCGGGCTTCCTGATCGGCGGCGTGCCGCTGAACTTCGGTGTGTCGGCGCGGCTGACGGATTCGAGTTTCTTCGTGATCGAGGCCGACGAATACGACACCGCGTTCTTCGACAAACGCTCGAAGTTCGTCCACTACCGCCCGCGTACCGCGGTGCTCAACAATCTCGAATTCGATCACGCCGACATCTTCCCGGATCTCGCCGCGATCGAGACGCAATTCCATCATCTCGTGCGCACCGTGCCGGGCGTCGGCCGGATCGTGACCAACGGCCGCTCGGACGCACTGGAGCGCGTGCTCGCGCGCGGTTGCTGGAGCGAGGTCGAGCGTTTCGGCGTCGACGGCGGCTGGCAGGCGTTGCCGGCCGAGGACGGCGTGCCGGTCGACGAACGTTTCGCGGTGTACTCGCAGGCCGAGCGCGTCGGTGAAGTCGCGTGGCAGGTGCAGGGCGACCACAACCGGATGAACGCGCTCGCGGCGATCGCCGCTGCGCGTCACGTCGGCGTGCCGCCCGCGCAGGCGGCCGCGTCGCTCGCATCGTTCCGCAACGTGAAGCGGCGCATGGAAGTGCGCGGCAGCGTGGACGGCGTGACCGTCTACGACGACTTCGCGCACCATCCGACCGCGATCGAAACGACGATAGCCGGCCTTCGTGCGCGCATCGGCCGCCAAAATTCCCGCATTCTCGCCGTGCTCGAGCCGCGTTCGAACACGATGAAGCTTGGTGTGATGAAGGCGCAACTACCGGCCAGCCTCGCCGACGCCGATCTGGTGTTCGGCTACGGCGCCCCGACCGGGCGTGACGCGCTCGGCTGGAACCTCGGCGACGCGCTTGCGCCGCTCGGCGACAAGGCTCGCGCGTTCGACGATCTCCATCTGCTGGTGAAGTCGGTCGTCGAGGCCGCGCGCCCGGGCGACCACGTGCTCGTGATGAGCAACGGCGGGTTCGGCGGCGTGCACCAGAAGCTGCTCGACGCGCTCGGGAGCCGTGCGTGA